A stretch of the Paenibacillus dendritiformis genome encodes the following:
- a CDS encoding PadR family transcriptional regulator, whose translation MLNTLSYGLLGLLASESCSGYDLMLRIQPFWQAKHSQIYPLLAKLEREGYVQYVRIEQKDKPDKKVYSLTEQGKQAVLDWLGEPPAEQLSRDELSLKAKCIWMIDRELAIPLFLTRKKQLETKIAYHEKLLQRIPEDERHVRSKKFGSYILLHRAISLATAQIEWCRWVVRMLEEEDSTS comes from the coding sequence GTGCTTAATACATTATCTTACGGACTACTCGGACTTCTTGCAAGCGAGTCTTGCTCCGGTTATGATCTGATGCTTCGCATCCAGCCGTTCTGGCAGGCGAAGCACAGCCAGATCTACCCGCTGCTGGCCAAGCTGGAGCGGGAAGGTTACGTGCAATATGTGCGCATTGAACAGAAGGACAAGCCGGATAAGAAGGTCTATTCGCTGACGGAACAGGGGAAGCAGGCGGTATTGGACTGGTTGGGCGAGCCGCCGGCGGAGCAGTTGTCCCGCGACGAGCTCAGCCTGAAGGCCAAGTGCATCTGGATGATTGACCGCGAACTCGCCATCCCGTTGTTCTTGACGCGCAAGAAGCAGCTGGAGACGAAGATCGCATACCATGAAAAGCTGCTGCAGCGCATACCCGAGGACGAACGCCATGTCCGCTCCAAAAAGTTCGGAAGCTACATTTTGCTGCACCGCGCGATCTCGCTCGCGACGGCCCAGATCGAATGGTGCCGCTGGGTCGTCCGCATGCTGGAGGAAGAAGACTCGACCTCCTGA